From one Streptomyces sp. N50 genomic stretch:
- a CDS encoding GNAT family N-acetyltransferase, translating to MTNVELVTAADLRLMQGLAQRVTAVRPELVKAEAMFGELAWNWGKGRAEDDTGRPRRLWLFDGELVAWGWATLPHRMRRNDGSVKDVTEACLTYQVHPDHAGLIDEVIDWYDATAAGIERTVMPSAADGFALTRWAAHGYESDSAALGETGSWTQLNERDLTDVEHPVLPAGFRFRTADEAGPEAAVRAHLDAWSPSAYTAESYESVRRTPGYRGDLHILVEAPDGTMASSTIMWLDEANRSAEFEPVGTHPEYRRRGLARAMLLHGMHRARAAGATHATVACLGAPGHPRARGLYFGLGFRELSRDAPLVRAGGVG from the coding sequence ATGACGAACGTCGAGCTGGTCACCGCCGCGGATCTGCGGCTCATGCAAGGGCTCGCGCAGCGTGTCACCGCCGTCCGCCCGGAGCTGGTGAAAGCCGAAGCGATGTTCGGCGAACTGGCCTGGAACTGGGGCAAGGGCCGCGCCGAGGACGACACGGGCCGACCGCGTCGGCTGTGGCTCTTTGACGGGGAGCTGGTGGCGTGGGGCTGGGCCACTCTTCCGCACCGGATGCGGCGGAACGACGGTTCGGTGAAGGACGTCACCGAGGCCTGCCTCACGTACCAGGTCCACCCCGACCACGCCGGGCTGATCGACGAGGTGATCGACTGGTACGACGCTACGGCGGCGGGCATCGAGCGGACGGTGATGCCCAGCGCAGCGGACGGGTTCGCCCTGACCCGATGGGCGGCGCACGGCTACGAGAGCGACTCGGCCGCGCTCGGCGAAACCGGCTCCTGGACCCAGCTGAACGAGCGGGACCTGACGGATGTGGAACACCCGGTTCTCCCAGCGGGGTTCCGGTTCCGCACCGCCGACGAGGCCGGCCCCGAGGCCGCGGTCCGGGCCCATCTCGACGCCTGGTCCCCCTCGGCCTACACGGCCGAGAGCTACGAGAGCGTCCGGCGGACACCGGGCTACCGCGGCGACCTGCACATCCTGGTGGAGGCACCGGACGGCACGATGGCCTCCTCGACGATCATGTGGCTCGACGAGGCGAACAGGTCGGCCGAGTTCGAGCCGGTCGGGACGCATCCGGAGTACCGGCGCCGGGGGTTGGCCAGGGCCATGCTCCTGCACGGGATGCACCGGGCGCGGGCAGCCGGGGCCACGCATGCGACGGTCGCGTGTCTGGGCGCCCCGGGGCATCCCCGGGCACGCGGGCTGTACTTCGGCCTCGGGTTCCGGGAGCTGTCGCGGGACGCACCGCTTGTGAGGGCCGGGGGCGTGGGCTGA